From Mercenaria mercenaria strain notata chromosome 17, MADL_Memer_1, whole genome shotgun sequence, the proteins below share one genomic window:
- the LOC123536121 gene encoding acetylcholine receptor subunit alpha-like 1 isoform X2: protein MLFHNCVGVLLIVLSQQSAGTGTVADRGRLYNDLLTSYQKELIPGGANGGPVVVFHFLNIQRVVALEHGILTLQVWEHLKWNDPRLRWDSEDYNISILHLPSRHIWQPDVVLSNSAEQYTGFASGDVHVHLTNDGNVTFIPPRITKSVCHFDDSDLYENNEVTCTLKYMPWSRDLNSLDLRIDVQPEIDHNTNPNWNLVETSATRHVLMYACCPDSSYVDVEYTLQLKRIK, encoded by the exons ATGTTGTTTCACAATTGTGTCGGAGTGCTGTTGATTGTTTTATCACAACAAAGTGCAG GAACTGGAACTGTTGCAGACAGAGGTCGTCTTTACAATGACCTTCTAACATCCTACCAGAAAGAGTTGATACCGGGTGGGGCAAACGGTGGACCTGTTGTGGTATTTCACTTTCTTAACATACAGAGAGTTGTCGCTCTG GAACACGGTATTTTGACTCTGCAAGTCTGGGAACATTTGAAATGGAATGACCCTAGACTACGATGGGACAGCGAGGACTATAATATTAGCATATTGCATCTGCCAAGCAGGCATATTTGGCAGCCAGATGTCGTGCTTTCTAACAG cgCAGAGCAGTACACCGGCTTCGCTTCTGGAGATGTGCATGTTCACCTCACCAACGACGGGAACGTGACATTCATACCGCCGAGAATCACAAAGTCCGTCTGCCATTTTGACGACAGTGACTTGTATGAGAACAACGAAGTCACCTGCACTTTGAAGTACATGCCCTGGTCACGTGACCTTAACAGTTTGGATCTTCGGATTGATGTTCAGCCCGAAATAGACCACAATACAAACCCAAACTGGAATCTTGTAGAAACAAGTGCTACGAGGCACGTACTCATGTATGCCTGTTGTCCAGATTCGTCGTATGTAGACGTGGAATATACGCTCCAGTTAAAgcgaataaaataa
- the LOC123536121 gene encoding acetylcholine receptor subunit alpha-like 1 isoform X1, protein MLFHNCVGVLLIVLSQQSAVSAVGTSCSKDTDCDVENSGCNNNVCACKSGFIAVSDICVKGTGTVADRGRLYNDLLTSYQKELIPGGANGGPVVVFHFLNIQRVVALEHGILTLQVWEHLKWNDPRLRWDSEDYNISILHLPSRHIWQPDVVLSNSAEQYTGFASGDVHVHLTNDGNVTFIPPRITKSVCHFDDSDLYENNEVTCTLKYMPWSRDLNSLDLRIDVQPEIDHNTNPNWNLVETSATRHVLMYACCPDSSYVDVEYTLQLKRIK, encoded by the exons ATGTTGTTTCACAATTGTGTCGGAGTGCTGTTGATTGTTTTATCACAACAAAGTGCAG TGTCTGCTGTTGGAACATCGTGCAGCAAGGACACTGATTGTGACGTAGAAAACTCTGGGTGTAACAATAATGTATGTGCTTGCAAATCAGGATTTATAGCAGTCAGTGATATTTGTGTAAAAG GAACTGGAACTGTTGCAGACAGAGGTCGTCTTTACAATGACCTTCTAACATCCTACCAGAAAGAGTTGATACCGGGTGGGGCAAACGGTGGACCTGTTGTGGTATTTCACTTTCTTAACATACAGAGAGTTGTCGCTCTG GAACACGGTATTTTGACTCTGCAAGTCTGGGAACATTTGAAATGGAATGACCCTAGACTACGATGGGACAGCGAGGACTATAATATTAGCATATTGCATCTGCCAAGCAGGCATATTTGGCAGCCAGATGTCGTGCTTTCTAACAG cgCAGAGCAGTACACCGGCTTCGCTTCTGGAGATGTGCATGTTCACCTCACCAACGACGGGAACGTGACATTCATACCGCCGAGAATCACAAAGTCCGTCTGCCATTTTGACGACAGTGACTTGTATGAGAACAACGAAGTCACCTGCACTTTGAAGTACATGCCCTGGTCACGTGACCTTAACAGTTTGGATCTTCGGATTGATGTTCAGCCCGAAATAGACCACAATACAAACCCAAACTGGAATCTTGTAGAAACAAGTGCTACGAGGCACGTACTCATGTATGCCTGTTGTCCAGATTCGTCGTATGTAGACGTGGAATATACGCTCCAGTTAAAgcgaataaaataa